From Tripterygium wilfordii isolate XIE 37 chromosome 16, ASM1340144v1, whole genome shotgun sequence, one genomic window encodes:
- the LOC119980533 gene encoding clathrin interactor EPSIN 2-like isoform X2 — protein MKKAFGQTVRDLKREVNKKVLKVPGIEQKVLDATNNESWGPHGSLLSDIAQASKNYHEYQMIMAVLWKRINDIGKNWRHVYKALIVLEYLVAHGSERVIEEIREHAYQTSTLSDFRYIDSSGRDQGNNVRKKSQSLVVLVNDKEKIIEVRQKASVNRDKFRNTSAGGMYRPSSYSSGGGYGDRYEDDHNEGRYGSRDDDRNDYGRERDYSYKDDGRYGDSSSRDGDRYGRDYDERYSRDGFRDDRGRSRSVDDYQYESRSRSSDRDHAFDDDGQSSSRGSGAKADDQHQDGRRPEQNTGAPPSYEEAIGESRSPIYGERDGEASASSVPRASSPPAANNLSQANVGVGTSESPESQKVEAFDEFDPRGSVSASPTQNSAPFTSSSAATPTGTNNREVDLLGSLSDSFPPNPLAVMPAASAATASETVGQAKMISGSTLDTTLPASTVINQSFEDPFGDSPFKAIPSADSAPPAQQSSGSAAPFQLAMDQNAEMPQPSVTNAGAVTNFDFADSFSAITYPTSSAPGAQQPSENSQFLPEELSAVHQETDILADILPPAGRPPLPVALHGAFSGPADQPQPNADVQRNFQQEAGSLAPVAANMGPQAPSGLITQFNGGGFVSHGGPTAPAASYMPLQIQSGPPAQHLTHGSAAPISLEYTHQTTNGLGTQYTNGSFLPQQVYAASPPPQTAHHAPGAPPAHFNNGNFTPQQFSGAPATSQIAPQTTAGPAVHHNNDFLGNMFAQGPNTPITSQPASISSTGSLAIAPQSKDKFETKSAVWNDTLSRGLVNLNISGPKINPLADIGVDFDSINRKEKRMEKTSATPVISTISMGKAMGSGSGMGRTGAGALRPPSNPMVSPGMGMGMGGGPGAGMGMGGGPGAGMGMGGYPVMNRPMGMGMNMGMGMNMGQGVNMQPQTGFPPGSTMPSGYNPMMGTGGYNPMMGPGGYPQQPYGGGYR, from the exons ATGAAGAAAGCCTTTGGTCAAACTGTTAGGGACTT AAAGAGAGAGGTCAATAAAAAAGTGCTCAAAGTTCCTGGAATCGAGCAGAAG gTTCTTGATGCGACAAACAATGAGTCCTGGGGTCCTCATGGATCACTTCTCTCAGATATTGCTCAGGCTTCCAAAAATTA TCATGAATACCAGATGATCATGGCAGTATTATGGAAAAGGATTAACGATATTGGCAAGAACTGGCGGCATGTGTACAAG GCCTTGATTGTTTTGGAATACCTAGTTGCCCATGGTTCAGAGCGTGTAATTGAGGAAATTAGAGAACACGCATATCAAACATCG ACATTGTCAGATTTCCGATATATTGATTCCAGTGGAAGAGACCAGGGAAACAATGTCAGGAAGAAATCTCAAAGTCTTGTGGTCCTGGTAAATGATAAAgagaaaataattgaagttaGACAGAAGGCCTCTGTTAACAGGGACAA GTTTCGAAACACATCAGCTGGTGGAATGTATAGGCCTAGTTCATATTCAAGTGGAGGAGGATATGGTGATAGATACGAAGATGATCATAATGAAGGTCGTTATGGAAGCAGGGATGATGATCGGAATGATTATGGAAGGGAAAGAGATTACAGTTATAAGGATGATGGCAGATATGGGGACTCATCCAGTCGTGATGGAGATCGTTATGGAAGAGATTATGATGAACGCTACAGCAGAGATGGGTTCAGGGATGACAGGGGAAGAAGTCGTAGTGTTGATGATTACCAGTATGAATCAAGAAGCAGGAGCTCTGATAGAGATCATGCTTTTGATGATGATGGCCAATCTTCATCCCg TGGCAGTGGTGCCAAAGCTGACGACCAACATCAAGATGGAAG GCGGCCTGAGCAAAATACTGGTGCTCCTCCTAGCTATGAGGAAGCTATTGGTGAATCTAGGAGCCCCATTTATGGTGAAAG GGATGGAGAAGCGTCAGCGTCATCTGTTCCCAGGGCTTCTTCTCCTCCTGCGGCAAATAATCTTAGCCAAGCAAATGTTGGCGTTGGGACTTCTGAATCTCCTGAAAGCCAGAAAGTTGAGGCATTCGATGAATTTGATCCGCGTGGTTCTGTTTCAG CTTCCCCCACTCAAAATAGTGCCCCCTTTACCTCAAGCAGTGCTGCAACTCCAACTGGCACAAATAATAGGGAAGTTGACTTACTTGGTTCCCTTTCAGATTCATTCCCTCCAAACCCATTGGCCGTCATGCCAGCTGCATCTGCAGCCACGGCCTCTGAAACTGTCGGGCAGGCTAAGATGATTTCAGGATCCACACTTGATACCACGCTGCCTGCATCCACGGTCATTAATCAG TCTTTTGAAGACCCTTTTGGTGACTCTCCTTTCAAAGCCATCCCTTCTGCAGACTCTGCTCCTCCAGCACAACAAAGTTCGGGTTCCGCAGCTCCTTTTCAGCTTGCCATGGATCAAAATGCTGAAATGCCCCAGCCATCTGTGACAAATGCTGGTGCAGTCACTAATTTTGACTTTGCAGACTCCTTTTCTGCCATAACTTACCCTACATCTAGTGCCCCTGGCGCTCAACAGCCTTCAGAGAACTCACAGTTTTTGCCTGAAGAACTGTCTGCTGTGCATCAAGAAACTGATATCTTGGCAGATATTCTCCCACCAGCTGGTCGTCCACCACTTCCAGTAGCTTTGCACGGAGCCTTTTCAGGTCCCGCTGACCAACCTCAACCAAATGCTGATGTGCAAAGGAATTTCCAACAGGAGGCCGGTTCTTTGGCTCCAGTGGCTGCAAACATGGGTCCTCAGGCTCCTTCAGGACTAATTACCCAATTCAATGGTGGGGGTTTCGTTTCGCATGGAGGACCTACAGCTCCTGCTGCATCATACATGCCTCTACAAATTCAATCTGGACCTCCTGCACAGCATCTTACACATGGTTCTGCGGCCCCTATTTCTCTAGAATATACTCATCAGACCACAAATGGACTTGGTACCCAGTATACCAATGGAAGCTTCCTTCCCCAACAGGTTTATGCCGCCTCACCTCCTCCACAAACTGCTCATCATGCCCCTGGTGCACCACCTGCACATTTTAACAATGGAAACTTCACTCCACAGCAGTTTTCTGGAGCCCCTGCTACTTCACAAATTGCTCCTCAAACTACAGCTGGACCAGCTGTACATCATAACAATGATTTTTTAGGTAACATGTTTGCTCAAGGCCCAAACACTCCCATAACTTCACAGCCTGCGAGCATATCTTCTACAGGATCACTTGCCATAGCTCCTCAGTCCAAGGACAAGTTTGAAACTAAGTCGGCAGTTTGGAATGATACATTGAGTAGAGGGCTGGTCAATTTGAATATATCTGGAC CTAAAATTAATCCATTGGCAGATATTGGAGTTGATTTTGATTCAATCAACCGTAAGGAGAAGAGGATGGAGAAAACCAGTGCCACTCCCGTCAtatctactatctccatgggtAAAGCtatgggatctggttcgggaaTGGGCCGAACAGGTGCTGGTGCTCTTAGGCCTCCATCAAATCCTATGGTGAGTCCTGGCATGGGAATGGGCATGGGTGGAGGTCCTGGTGCAGGTATGGGCATGGGTGGAGGTCCTGGTGCAGGTATGGGCATGGGTGGCTATCCTGTCATGAATCGACCCATGGGCATGGGTATGAACATGGGCATGGGAATGAATATGGGGCAAGGAGTCAATATGCAACCGCAAACTGGCTTCCCACCCGGTTCAACCATGCCCAGTGGTTATAACCCTATGATGGGCACTGGTGGGTATAACCCAATGATGGGCCCTGGTGGTTATCCTCAACAACCATATGGCGGTGGCTACAGATGA
- the LOC119980533 gene encoding clathrin interactor EPSIN 2-like isoform X1: protein MKKAFGQTVRDLKREVNKKVLKVPGIEQKVLDATNNESWGPHGSLLSDIAQASKNYHEYQMIMAVLWKRINDIGKNWRHVYKALIVLEYLVAHGSERVIEEIREHAYQTSTLSDFRYIDSSGRDQGNNVRKKSQSLVVLVNDKEKIIEVRQKASVNRDKFRNTSAGGMYRPSSYSSGGGYGDRYEDDHNEGRYGSRDDDRNDYGRERDYSYKDDGRYGDSSSRDGDRYGRDYDERYSRDGFRDDRGRSRSVDDYQYESRSRSSDRDHAFDDDGQSSSRGSGAKADDQHQDGSIVRRPEQNTGAPPSYEEAIGESRSPIYGERDGEASASSVPRASSPPAANNLSQANVGVGTSESPESQKVEAFDEFDPRGSVSASPTQNSAPFTSSSAATPTGTNNREVDLLGSLSDSFPPNPLAVMPAASAATASETVGQAKMISGSTLDTTLPASTVINQSFEDPFGDSPFKAIPSADSAPPAQQSSGSAAPFQLAMDQNAEMPQPSVTNAGAVTNFDFADSFSAITYPTSSAPGAQQPSENSQFLPEELSAVHQETDILADILPPAGRPPLPVALHGAFSGPADQPQPNADVQRNFQQEAGSLAPVAANMGPQAPSGLITQFNGGGFVSHGGPTAPAASYMPLQIQSGPPAQHLTHGSAAPISLEYTHQTTNGLGTQYTNGSFLPQQVYAASPPPQTAHHAPGAPPAHFNNGNFTPQQFSGAPATSQIAPQTTAGPAVHHNNDFLGNMFAQGPNTPITSQPASISSTGSLAIAPQSKDKFETKSAVWNDTLSRGLVNLNISGPKINPLADIGVDFDSINRKEKRMEKTSATPVISTISMGKAMGSGSGMGRTGAGALRPPSNPMVSPGMGMGMGGGPGAGMGMGGGPGAGMGMGGYPVMNRPMGMGMNMGMGMNMGQGVNMQPQTGFPPGSTMPSGYNPMMGTGGYNPMMGPGGYPQQPYGGGYR, encoded by the exons ATGAAGAAAGCCTTTGGTCAAACTGTTAGGGACTT AAAGAGAGAGGTCAATAAAAAAGTGCTCAAAGTTCCTGGAATCGAGCAGAAG gTTCTTGATGCGACAAACAATGAGTCCTGGGGTCCTCATGGATCACTTCTCTCAGATATTGCTCAGGCTTCCAAAAATTA TCATGAATACCAGATGATCATGGCAGTATTATGGAAAAGGATTAACGATATTGGCAAGAACTGGCGGCATGTGTACAAG GCCTTGATTGTTTTGGAATACCTAGTTGCCCATGGTTCAGAGCGTGTAATTGAGGAAATTAGAGAACACGCATATCAAACATCG ACATTGTCAGATTTCCGATATATTGATTCCAGTGGAAGAGACCAGGGAAACAATGTCAGGAAGAAATCTCAAAGTCTTGTGGTCCTGGTAAATGATAAAgagaaaataattgaagttaGACAGAAGGCCTCTGTTAACAGGGACAA GTTTCGAAACACATCAGCTGGTGGAATGTATAGGCCTAGTTCATATTCAAGTGGAGGAGGATATGGTGATAGATACGAAGATGATCATAATGAAGGTCGTTATGGAAGCAGGGATGATGATCGGAATGATTATGGAAGGGAAAGAGATTACAGTTATAAGGATGATGGCAGATATGGGGACTCATCCAGTCGTGATGGAGATCGTTATGGAAGAGATTATGATGAACGCTACAGCAGAGATGGGTTCAGGGATGACAGGGGAAGAAGTCGTAGTGTTGATGATTACCAGTATGAATCAAGAAGCAGGAGCTCTGATAGAGATCATGCTTTTGATGATGATGGCCAATCTTCATCCCg TGGCAGTGGTGCCAAAGCTGACGACCAACATCAAGATGGAAG TATTGTCAGGCGGCCTGAGCAAAATACTGGTGCTCCTCCTAGCTATGAGGAAGCTATTGGTGAATCTAGGAGCCCCATTTATGGTGAAAG GGATGGAGAAGCGTCAGCGTCATCTGTTCCCAGGGCTTCTTCTCCTCCTGCGGCAAATAATCTTAGCCAAGCAAATGTTGGCGTTGGGACTTCTGAATCTCCTGAAAGCCAGAAAGTTGAGGCATTCGATGAATTTGATCCGCGTGGTTCTGTTTCAG CTTCCCCCACTCAAAATAGTGCCCCCTTTACCTCAAGCAGTGCTGCAACTCCAACTGGCACAAATAATAGGGAAGTTGACTTACTTGGTTCCCTTTCAGATTCATTCCCTCCAAACCCATTGGCCGTCATGCCAGCTGCATCTGCAGCCACGGCCTCTGAAACTGTCGGGCAGGCTAAGATGATTTCAGGATCCACACTTGATACCACGCTGCCTGCATCCACGGTCATTAATCAG TCTTTTGAAGACCCTTTTGGTGACTCTCCTTTCAAAGCCATCCCTTCTGCAGACTCTGCTCCTCCAGCACAACAAAGTTCGGGTTCCGCAGCTCCTTTTCAGCTTGCCATGGATCAAAATGCTGAAATGCCCCAGCCATCTGTGACAAATGCTGGTGCAGTCACTAATTTTGACTTTGCAGACTCCTTTTCTGCCATAACTTACCCTACATCTAGTGCCCCTGGCGCTCAACAGCCTTCAGAGAACTCACAGTTTTTGCCTGAAGAACTGTCTGCTGTGCATCAAGAAACTGATATCTTGGCAGATATTCTCCCACCAGCTGGTCGTCCACCACTTCCAGTAGCTTTGCACGGAGCCTTTTCAGGTCCCGCTGACCAACCTCAACCAAATGCTGATGTGCAAAGGAATTTCCAACAGGAGGCCGGTTCTTTGGCTCCAGTGGCTGCAAACATGGGTCCTCAGGCTCCTTCAGGACTAATTACCCAATTCAATGGTGGGGGTTTCGTTTCGCATGGAGGACCTACAGCTCCTGCTGCATCATACATGCCTCTACAAATTCAATCTGGACCTCCTGCACAGCATCTTACACATGGTTCTGCGGCCCCTATTTCTCTAGAATATACTCATCAGACCACAAATGGACTTGGTACCCAGTATACCAATGGAAGCTTCCTTCCCCAACAGGTTTATGCCGCCTCACCTCCTCCACAAACTGCTCATCATGCCCCTGGTGCACCACCTGCACATTTTAACAATGGAAACTTCACTCCACAGCAGTTTTCTGGAGCCCCTGCTACTTCACAAATTGCTCCTCAAACTACAGCTGGACCAGCTGTACATCATAACAATGATTTTTTAGGTAACATGTTTGCTCAAGGCCCAAACACTCCCATAACTTCACAGCCTGCGAGCATATCTTCTACAGGATCACTTGCCATAGCTCCTCAGTCCAAGGACAAGTTTGAAACTAAGTCGGCAGTTTGGAATGATACATTGAGTAGAGGGCTGGTCAATTTGAATATATCTGGAC CTAAAATTAATCCATTGGCAGATATTGGAGTTGATTTTGATTCAATCAACCGTAAGGAGAAGAGGATGGAGAAAACCAGTGCCACTCCCGTCAtatctactatctccatgggtAAAGCtatgggatctggttcgggaaTGGGCCGAACAGGTGCTGGTGCTCTTAGGCCTCCATCAAATCCTATGGTGAGTCCTGGCATGGGAATGGGCATGGGTGGAGGTCCTGGTGCAGGTATGGGCATGGGTGGAGGTCCTGGTGCAGGTATGGGCATGGGTGGCTATCCTGTCATGAATCGACCCATGGGCATGGGTATGAACATGGGCATGGGAATGAATATGGGGCAAGGAGTCAATATGCAACCGCAAACTGGCTTCCCACCCGGTTCAACCATGCCCAGTGGTTATAACCCTATGATGGGCACTGGTGGGTATAACCCAATGATGGGCCCTGGTGGTTATCCTCAACAACCATATGGCGGTGGCTACAGATGA
- the LOC119980533 gene encoding clathrin interactor EPSIN 3-like isoform X3, which translates to MKKAFGQTVRDLKREVNKKVLKVPGIEQKVLDATNNESWGPHGSLLSDIAQASKNYHEYQMIMAVLWKRINDIGKNWRHVYKALIVLEYLVAHGSERVIEEIREHAYQTSTLSDFRYIDSSGRDQGNNVRKKSQSLVVLVNDKEKIIEVRQKASVNRDKFRNTSAGGMYRPSSYSSGGGYGDRYEDDHNEGRYGSRDDDRNDYGRERDYSYKDDGRYGDSSSRDGDRYGRDYDERYSRDGFRDDRGRSRSVDDYQYESRSRSSDRDHAFDDDGQSSSRGSGAKADDQHQDGSIVRRPEQNTGAPPSYEEAIGESRSPIYGERDGEASASSVPRASSPPAANNLSQANVGVGTSESPESQKVEAFDEFDPRGSVSDSFPPNPLAVMPAASAATASETVGQAKMISGSTLDTTLPASTVINQSFEDPFGDSPFKAIPSADSAPPAQQSSGSAAPFQLAMDQNAEMPQPSVTNAGAVTNFDFADSFSAITYPTSSAPGAQQPSENSQFLPEELSAVHQETDILADILPPAGRPPLPVALHGAFSGPADQPQPNADVQRNFQQEAGSLAPVAANMGPQAPSGLITQFNGGGFVSHGGPTAPAASYMPLQIQSGPPAQHLTHGSAAPISLEYTHQTTNGLGTQYTNGSFLPQQVYAASPPPQTAHHAPGAPPAHFNNGNFTPQQFSGAPATSQIAPQTTAGPAVHHNNDFLGNMFAQGPNTPITSQPASISSTGSLAIAPQSKDKFETKSAVWNDTLSRGLVNLNISGPKINPLADIGVDFDSINRKEKRMEKTSATPVISTISMGKAMGSGSGMGRTGAGALRPPSNPMVSPGMGMGMGGGPGAGMGMGGGPGAGMGMGGYPVMNRPMGMGMNMGMGMNMGQGVNMQPQTGFPPGSTMPSGYNPMMGTGGYNPMMGPGGYPQQPYGGGYR; encoded by the exons ATGAAGAAAGCCTTTGGTCAAACTGTTAGGGACTT AAAGAGAGAGGTCAATAAAAAAGTGCTCAAAGTTCCTGGAATCGAGCAGAAG gTTCTTGATGCGACAAACAATGAGTCCTGGGGTCCTCATGGATCACTTCTCTCAGATATTGCTCAGGCTTCCAAAAATTA TCATGAATACCAGATGATCATGGCAGTATTATGGAAAAGGATTAACGATATTGGCAAGAACTGGCGGCATGTGTACAAG GCCTTGATTGTTTTGGAATACCTAGTTGCCCATGGTTCAGAGCGTGTAATTGAGGAAATTAGAGAACACGCATATCAAACATCG ACATTGTCAGATTTCCGATATATTGATTCCAGTGGAAGAGACCAGGGAAACAATGTCAGGAAGAAATCTCAAAGTCTTGTGGTCCTGGTAAATGATAAAgagaaaataattgaagttaGACAGAAGGCCTCTGTTAACAGGGACAA GTTTCGAAACACATCAGCTGGTGGAATGTATAGGCCTAGTTCATATTCAAGTGGAGGAGGATATGGTGATAGATACGAAGATGATCATAATGAAGGTCGTTATGGAAGCAGGGATGATGATCGGAATGATTATGGAAGGGAAAGAGATTACAGTTATAAGGATGATGGCAGATATGGGGACTCATCCAGTCGTGATGGAGATCGTTATGGAAGAGATTATGATGAACGCTACAGCAGAGATGGGTTCAGGGATGACAGGGGAAGAAGTCGTAGTGTTGATGATTACCAGTATGAATCAAGAAGCAGGAGCTCTGATAGAGATCATGCTTTTGATGATGATGGCCAATCTTCATCCCg TGGCAGTGGTGCCAAAGCTGACGACCAACATCAAGATGGAAG TATTGTCAGGCGGCCTGAGCAAAATACTGGTGCTCCTCCTAGCTATGAGGAAGCTATTGGTGAATCTAGGAGCCCCATTTATGGTGAAAG GGATGGAGAAGCGTCAGCGTCATCTGTTCCCAGGGCTTCTTCTCCTCCTGCGGCAAATAATCTTAGCCAAGCAAATGTTGGCGTTGGGACTTCTGAATCTCCTGAAAGCCAGAAAGTTGAGGCATTCGATGAATTTGATCCGCGTGGTTCTGTTTCAG ATTCATTCCCTCCAAACCCATTGGCCGTCATGCCAGCTGCATCTGCAGCCACGGCCTCTGAAACTGTCGGGCAGGCTAAGATGATTTCAGGATCCACACTTGATACCACGCTGCCTGCATCCACGGTCATTAATCAG TCTTTTGAAGACCCTTTTGGTGACTCTCCTTTCAAAGCCATCCCTTCTGCAGACTCTGCTCCTCCAGCACAACAAAGTTCGGGTTCCGCAGCTCCTTTTCAGCTTGCCATGGATCAAAATGCTGAAATGCCCCAGCCATCTGTGACAAATGCTGGTGCAGTCACTAATTTTGACTTTGCAGACTCCTTTTCTGCCATAACTTACCCTACATCTAGTGCCCCTGGCGCTCAACAGCCTTCAGAGAACTCACAGTTTTTGCCTGAAGAACTGTCTGCTGTGCATCAAGAAACTGATATCTTGGCAGATATTCTCCCACCAGCTGGTCGTCCACCACTTCCAGTAGCTTTGCACGGAGCCTTTTCAGGTCCCGCTGACCAACCTCAACCAAATGCTGATGTGCAAAGGAATTTCCAACAGGAGGCCGGTTCTTTGGCTCCAGTGGCTGCAAACATGGGTCCTCAGGCTCCTTCAGGACTAATTACCCAATTCAATGGTGGGGGTTTCGTTTCGCATGGAGGACCTACAGCTCCTGCTGCATCATACATGCCTCTACAAATTCAATCTGGACCTCCTGCACAGCATCTTACACATGGTTCTGCGGCCCCTATTTCTCTAGAATATACTCATCAGACCACAAATGGACTTGGTACCCAGTATACCAATGGAAGCTTCCTTCCCCAACAGGTTTATGCCGCCTCACCTCCTCCACAAACTGCTCATCATGCCCCTGGTGCACCACCTGCACATTTTAACAATGGAAACTTCACTCCACAGCAGTTTTCTGGAGCCCCTGCTACTTCACAAATTGCTCCTCAAACTACAGCTGGACCAGCTGTACATCATAACAATGATTTTTTAGGTAACATGTTTGCTCAAGGCCCAAACACTCCCATAACTTCACAGCCTGCGAGCATATCTTCTACAGGATCACTTGCCATAGCTCCTCAGTCCAAGGACAAGTTTGAAACTAAGTCGGCAGTTTGGAATGATACATTGAGTAGAGGGCTGGTCAATTTGAATATATCTGGAC CTAAAATTAATCCATTGGCAGATATTGGAGTTGATTTTGATTCAATCAACCGTAAGGAGAAGAGGATGGAGAAAACCAGTGCCACTCCCGTCAtatctactatctccatgggtAAAGCtatgggatctggttcgggaaTGGGCCGAACAGGTGCTGGTGCTCTTAGGCCTCCATCAAATCCTATGGTGAGTCCTGGCATGGGAATGGGCATGGGTGGAGGTCCTGGTGCAGGTATGGGCATGGGTGGAGGTCCTGGTGCAGGTATGGGCATGGGTGGCTATCCTGTCATGAATCGACCCATGGGCATGGGTATGAACATGGGCATGGGAATGAATATGGGGCAAGGAGTCAATATGCAACCGCAAACTGGCTTCCCACCCGGTTCAACCATGCCCAGTGGTTATAACCCTATGATGGGCACTGGTGGGTATAACCCAATGATGGGCCCTGGTGGTTATCCTCAACAACCATATGGCGGTGGCTACAGATGA
- the LOC119980533 gene encoding clathrin interactor EPSIN 3-like isoform X4, whose protein sequence is MKKAFGQTVRDLKREVNKKVLKVPGIEQKVLDATNNESWGPHGSLLSDIAQASKNYHEYQMIMAVLWKRINDIGKNWRHVYKALIVLEYLVAHGSERVIEEIREHAYQTSTLSDFRYIDSSGRDQGNNVRKKSQSLVVLVNDKEKIIEVRQKASVNRDNGSGAKADDQHQDGSIVRRPEQNTGAPPSYEEAIGESRSPIYGERDGEASASSVPRASSPPAANNLSQANVGVGTSESPESQKVEAFDEFDPRGSVSASPTQNSAPFTSSSAATPTGTNNREVDLLGSLSDSFPPNPLAVMPAASAATASETVGQAKMISGSTLDTTLPASTVINQSFEDPFGDSPFKAIPSADSAPPAQQSSGSAAPFQLAMDQNAEMPQPSVTNAGAVTNFDFADSFSAITYPTSSAPGAQQPSENSQFLPEELSAVHQETDILADILPPAGRPPLPVALHGAFSGPADQPQPNADVQRNFQQEAGSLAPVAANMGPQAPSGLITQFNGGGFVSHGGPTAPAASYMPLQIQSGPPAQHLTHGSAAPISLEYTHQTTNGLGTQYTNGSFLPQQVYAASPPPQTAHHAPGAPPAHFNNGNFTPQQFSGAPATSQIAPQTTAGPAVHHNNDFLGNMFAQGPNTPITSQPASISSTGSLAIAPQSKDKFETKSAVWNDTLSRGLVNLNISGPKINPLADIGVDFDSINRKEKRMEKTSATPVISTISMGKAMGSGSGMGRTGAGALRPPSNPMVSPGMGMGMGGGPGAGMGMGGGPGAGMGMGGYPVMNRPMGMGMNMGMGMNMGQGVNMQPQTGFPPGSTMPSGYNPMMGTGGYNPMMGPGGYPQQPYGGGYR, encoded by the exons ATGAAGAAAGCCTTTGGTCAAACTGTTAGGGACTT AAAGAGAGAGGTCAATAAAAAAGTGCTCAAAGTTCCTGGAATCGAGCAGAAG gTTCTTGATGCGACAAACAATGAGTCCTGGGGTCCTCATGGATCACTTCTCTCAGATATTGCTCAGGCTTCCAAAAATTA TCATGAATACCAGATGATCATGGCAGTATTATGGAAAAGGATTAACGATATTGGCAAGAACTGGCGGCATGTGTACAAG GCCTTGATTGTTTTGGAATACCTAGTTGCCCATGGTTCAGAGCGTGTAATTGAGGAAATTAGAGAACACGCATATCAAACATCG ACATTGTCAGATTTCCGATATATTGATTCCAGTGGAAGAGACCAGGGAAACAATGTCAGGAAGAAATCTCAAAGTCTTGTGGTCCTGGTAAATGATAAAgagaaaataattgaagttaGACAGAAGGCCTCTGTTAACAGGGACAA TGGCAGTGGTGCCAAAGCTGACGACCAACATCAAGATGGAAG TATTGTCAGGCGGCCTGAGCAAAATACTGGTGCTCCTCCTAGCTATGAGGAAGCTATTGGTGAATCTAGGAGCCCCATTTATGGTGAAAG GGATGGAGAAGCGTCAGCGTCATCTGTTCCCAGGGCTTCTTCTCCTCCTGCGGCAAATAATCTTAGCCAAGCAAATGTTGGCGTTGGGACTTCTGAATCTCCTGAAAGCCAGAAAGTTGAGGCATTCGATGAATTTGATCCGCGTGGTTCTGTTTCAG CTTCCCCCACTCAAAATAGTGCCCCCTTTACCTCAAGCAGTGCTGCAACTCCAACTGGCACAAATAATAGGGAAGTTGACTTACTTGGTTCCCTTTCAGATTCATTCCCTCCAAACCCATTGGCCGTCATGCCAGCTGCATCTGCAGCCACGGCCTCTGAAACTGTCGGGCAGGCTAAGATGATTTCAGGATCCACACTTGATACCACGCTGCCTGCATCCACGGTCATTAATCAG TCTTTTGAAGACCCTTTTGGTGACTCTCCTTTCAAAGCCATCCCTTCTGCAGACTCTGCTCCTCCAGCACAACAAAGTTCGGGTTCCGCAGCTCCTTTTCAGCTTGCCATGGATCAAAATGCTGAAATGCCCCAGCCATCTGTGACAAATGCTGGTGCAGTCACTAATTTTGACTTTGCAGACTCCTTTTCTGCCATAACTTACCCTACATCTAGTGCCCCTGGCGCTCAACAGCCTTCAGAGAACTCACAGTTTTTGCCTGAAGAACTGTCTGCTGTGCATCAAGAAACTGATATCTTGGCAGATATTCTCCCACCAGCTGGTCGTCCACCACTTCCAGTAGCTTTGCACGGAGCCTTTTCAGGTCCCGCTGACCAACCTCAACCAAATGCTGATGTGCAAAGGAATTTCCAACAGGAGGCCGGTTCTTTGGCTCCAGTGGCTGCAAACATGGGTCCTCAGGCTCCTTCAGGACTAATTACCCAATTCAATGGTGGGGGTTTCGTTTCGCATGGAGGACCTACAGCTCCTGCTGCATCATACATGCCTCTACAAATTCAATCTGGACCTCCTGCACAGCATCTTACACATGGTTCTGCGGCCCCTATTTCTCTAGAATATACTCATCAGACCACAAATGGACTTGGTACCCAGTATACCAATGGAAGCTTCCTTCCCCAACAGGTTTATGCCGCCTCACCTCCTCCACAAACTGCTCATCATGCCCCTGGTGCACCACCTGCACATTTTAACAATGGAAACTTCACTCCACAGCAGTTTTCTGGAGCCCCTGCTACTTCACAAATTGCTCCTCAAACTACAGCTGGACCAGCTGTACATCATAACAATGATTTTTTAGGTAACATGTTTGCTCAAGGCCCAAACACTCCCATAACTTCACAGCCTGCGAGCATATCTTCTACAGGATCACTTGCCATAGCTCCTCAGTCCAAGGACAAGTTTGAAACTAAGTCGGCAGTTTGGAATGATACATTGAGTAGAGGGCTGGTCAATTTGAATATATCTGGAC CTAAAATTAATCCATTGGCAGATATTGGAGTTGATTTTGATTCAATCAACCGTAAGGAGAAGAGGATGGAGAAAACCAGTGCCACTCCCGTCAtatctactatctccatgggtAAAGCtatgggatctggttcgggaaTGGGCCGAACAGGTGCTGGTGCTCTTAGGCCTCCATCAAATCCTATGGTGAGTCCTGGCATGGGAATGGGCATGGGTGGAGGTCCTGGTGCAGGTATGGGCATGGGTGGAGGTCCTGGTGCAGGTATGGGCATGGGTGGCTATCCTGTCATGAATCGACCCATGGGCATGGGTATGAACATGGGCATGGGAATGAATATGGGGCAAGGAGTCAATATGCAACCGCAAACTGGCTTCCCACCCGGTTCAACCATGCCCAGTGGTTATAACCCTATGATGGGCACTGGTGGGTATAACCCAATGATGGGCCCTGGTGGTTATCCTCAACAACCATATGGCGGTGGCTACAGATGA